A window of Melopsittacus undulatus isolate bMelUnd1 chromosome 2, bMelUnd1.mat.Z, whole genome shotgun sequence contains these coding sequences:
- the RRM1 gene encoding ribonucleoside-diphosphate reductase large subunit produces the protein MHVVKRDGRQERVMFDKITSRIQKLCYGLNADFVDPAQITMKVIQGLYSGVTTVELDTLAAETAATLTTKHPDYAILAARIAVSNLHKETKKVFSDVMDDLYNYINPHNGKHSPMISKETLDVVLANKDRLNSAIIYDRDFSYNYFGFKTLERSYLLKINSKVAERPQHMLMRVSVGIHKNDIEAAIETYNLLSEKWFTHASPTLFNAGTNRPQLSSCFLLCMKDDSIEGIYDTLKQCALISKSAGGIGLAVSCIRATGSYIAGTNGNSNGLVPMLRVYNNTARYVDQGGNKRPGAFAIYLEPWHLDIFEFLDLKKNTGKEEQRARDLFFALWIPDLFMKRVETNQDWSLMCPNECPGLDEVWGEEFEKLYESYEKQGRVRRVVKAQQLWYAIIESQTETGTPYMLYKDSCNRKSNQQNLGTIKCSNLCTEIVEYTSKEEVAVCNLASIALNMYVTPEHSYDFKKLAEVTKVIVRNLNKIIDINYYPVPEAERSNRRHRPIGIGVQGLADAFILMRFPFESPEAQRLNQQIFETIYYGALEASCELAKEQGPYETYEGSPVSKGILQYDMWNVTPSDLWDWKALKEKIAKYGVRNSLLLSPMPTASTAQILGNNESIEPYTSNIYTRRVLSGEFQVVNPHLLKDLTERGLWNEEMKNQIIAHNGSIQNIPEIPDDLKQLYKTVWEISQKTILKMAADRGAFIDQSQSLNIHIAEPNYGKLTSMHFYGWKQGLKTGMYYLRTKPAANPIQFTLNKEKLREREKIAREEEEKERNKAAMVCSLENRDECLMCGS, from the exons ATGCACGTCGTGAAGCGCG ATGGACGCCAGGAGCGTGTCATGTTCGACAAGATCACGTCGCGCATCCAGAAGCTCTGCTATGGGCTCAATGCTGACTTCGTTGATCCT GCCCAGATCACCATGAAAGTGATTCAGGGGCTCTACAGTGGTGTCACAACAGTGGAACTGGATACATTGGCTGCTGAAACGGCTGCAACCCTGACCACCAAACACCCTGACTATGCTATCCTGGCAGCAAGGATTGCAGTGTCCAACTTGCACAAGGAAACCAAGAAGGTGTTCAGTG ATGTGATGGATGATCTCTACAACTACATAAACCCTCACAATGGGAAGCACTCGCCAATGATCTCCAAAGAAACTCTGGACGTAGTCTTGGCCAACAAAGAT CGCCTGAATTCTGCCATTATCTATGACAGAGACTTCTCCTACAACTACTTTGGGTTTAAG acTCTAGAACGTTCTTACTTGCTGAAAATCAACTCAAAAG TTGCTGAGCGTCCTCAACACATGCTGATGAGGGTGTCAGTGGGGATCCACAAGAATGACATAGAGGCTGCAATAGAAACCTACAACCTGCTCTCTGAGAAGTGGTTTACCCATGCTTCCCCCACGCTGTTCAATGCAGGCACCAACCGGCCCCAGCTTTCCAG TTGTTTCCTGCTGTGCATGAAGGATGACAGCATTGAGGGGATCTACGACACTCTGAAGCAGTGTGCACTGATCTCGAAGTCTGCTGGTGGGATTGGCCTCGCTGTGAGCTGTATCCGAGCCACCGGCAGCTATATTGCTGGG ACAAATGGGAATTCTAATGGGCTTGTTCCAATGCTGAGGGTCTACAACAACACTGCTCGCTACGTGGATCAAGGAGGAAACAAG AGACCTGGGGCTTTTGCCATCTACCTGGAGCCCTGGCATTTGGACATCTTTGAGTTTCTGGACTTGAAGAAGAACACTGGGAAGGAAGAGCAACGAGCCAGAGACCTTTTCTTTGCGCTTTGGATTCCTGATCTCTTCATGAAGCGAGTTGAAACCAACCAG GACTGGTCCTTAATGTGTCCAAATGAGTGTCCTGGCCTAGATGAAGTTTGGGGAGAGGAATTTGAGAAGCTGTATGAGAG CTATGAGAAGCAGGGCCGTGTGCGCAGGGTGGTGAAGGCCCAGCAGCTTTGGTATGCCATCATCGAGTCGCAGACTGAGACTGGCACACCCTACATGCTCTACAAAGACTCCTGCAACAGGAAGAGCAACCAGCAGAACCTGGGCACCATCAAATGCAGCAACCTGTGTACAGAAATCGTGGAGTATACCAGCAAAGAGGAG GTAGCAGTTTGTAACTTGGCCTCCATAGCCCTGAACATGTACGTCACTCCCGAGCACAGCTATGACTTCAAGAAGCTCGCTGAGGTCACCAAAGTGATCGTCCGAAACCTGAACAAAATCATTGATATCAATTACTACCCCGTGCCAGAG GCAGAGCGCTCCAACAGGCGCCACCGTCCCATCGGCATCGGGGTGCAGGGCCTGGCAGATGCCTTCATTCTGATGAGGTTCCCCTTTGAGAGTCCCGAGGCCCAACGCTTGAACCAGCAGATCTTTGAGACCATCTATTACGGTGCTTTGGAAGCCAGCTGTGAGCTTGCCAAGGAGCAAGGACCCTATGAAACATATGAGGGCTCTCCTGTCAGCAAAGGG ATTCTTCAGTATGACATGTGGAATGTTACCCCCTCAGATCTTTGGGACTGGAAAGCTTTAAAGGAGAAGATTGCCAA GTATGGTGTCAGGAACAGCCTTCTCCTTTCTCCAATGCCAACTGCTTCCACTGCTCAGATCCTGGGCAACAACGAATCCATCGAGCCCTACACCAGTAACATCTACACACGCAGAGTCCTCTCAGGAGAGTTCCAG GTTGTGAATCCACACTTGCTGAAGGATCTCACAGAGAGGGGCCTGTGGAATGAGGAGATGAAGAACCAAATCATTGCCCACAACGGCTCTATCCAG AACATCCCTGAGATTCCGGATGACCTGAAGCAGCTCTACAAGACTGTGTGGGAGATCTCCCAGAAAACCATCCTCAAGATGGCAGCAGACAGAGGAGCTTTCATCGATCAGAGCCAGTCCCTCAACATCCACATTGCAGAGCCCAACTATGGCAAGCTCACCAGCATGCACTTCTATGGCTGGAAGCAG GGCCTGAAGACAGGCATGTACTACCTgaggacaaaaccagctgcCAACCCCATCCAGTTCACCCTCAACAAAGAGAAGCTCAGAGAGCGGGAGAAGATtgccagggaagaggaagagaaggagaggaaTAAAGCAGCCATGGTGTGCTCCCTGGAGAACCGGGATGAGTGTCTCATGTGTGGCTCCTAA